One Streptomyces sp. NBC_00554 DNA segment encodes these proteins:
- a CDS encoding glycosyltransferase family 29 protein, translating to MTRVQNRRARARGGELDDCLRACAAHSGKLVGSIDRRRIELAEQLRKLLVAWGMSATSAPAPAPTGGGATALLKRAVKGAATPSSGIDNALLDALLAVANKAMECGYDDELNLALVISDTVLAERKNSRAGWRLRARLLEALGEETEALEAYERYLALTTDDGFGVAARIGGMRAAAERERELLALLKRQVPRAQEFAGGPVTEVWAEGLARHDAGDWAGAEPLLVGALLALAAEDAPVSDRQDLLSQYLDLRTGVSRGDLAALPALTEALSLYAEQRRIRARGPVVDPTIGGVQWLTLGEFRNQIAGKSVCLIANSGRVGASSMGAEIDAYDLVVRFNSYKIDAKHTGSRTDIHTTIHKHGFNWDKPVTTRLVFGGISGDWKYSLRNRLVPGAQQYLGDETLRWPLRNIGQVGADQWSGIPTTGFNMLWLLDFLDVSPTLDLIGFDFYESGAYRVPEAMKLAITSVHEYTSEKEWVMQRAQSVTDMRISLR from the coding sequence ATGACGAGGGTCCAGAACAGACGGGCACGTGCGCGTGGAGGGGAGCTGGACGACTGCTTGCGCGCCTGCGCGGCGCACAGCGGGAAGCTCGTGGGCAGCATCGACCGCCGCCGTATCGAGCTTGCCGAGCAGCTGAGGAAGCTGCTGGTGGCGTGGGGTATGTCCGCCACCAGCGCCCCCGCGCCCGCCCCGACGGGCGGCGGCGCCACCGCCCTGCTCAAGCGCGCCGTCAAGGGTGCGGCGACCCCCTCCTCAGGGATCGACAACGCGCTGCTCGACGCCCTGCTCGCGGTCGCCAACAAGGCGATGGAGTGCGGCTACGACGACGAGCTGAACCTCGCCCTGGTGATCAGCGACACGGTCCTCGCCGAGCGCAAGAACTCCCGCGCCGGCTGGCGGCTGCGCGCCCGGCTCCTCGAGGCCCTCGGTGAGGAGACCGAGGCGCTGGAGGCGTACGAGCGCTACCTCGCGCTCACCACCGACGACGGGTTCGGCGTCGCCGCCCGCATCGGCGGTATGCGTGCCGCCGCGGAGCGGGAGCGGGAACTCCTCGCGCTCCTCAAGCGCCAGGTCCCGCGCGCCCAGGAATTCGCCGGCGGCCCCGTCACCGAGGTGTGGGCCGAGGGCCTCGCCCGGCACGACGCCGGCGACTGGGCCGGCGCGGAGCCGCTGCTGGTCGGCGCGCTGCTCGCGCTGGCCGCCGAGGACGCCCCGGTGAGCGACCGGCAGGATCTGCTCAGCCAGTACCTGGACCTGCGCACCGGCGTCTCCCGCGGAGACCTCGCCGCACTCCCCGCGCTCACCGAAGCGCTCTCGCTCTACGCCGAGCAGCGCCGGATCCGGGCGCGCGGCCCGGTCGTCGACCCCACCATCGGCGGCGTGCAGTGGCTCACGCTGGGTGAGTTCCGCAACCAGATCGCCGGCAAGTCCGTCTGTCTGATCGCCAACTCCGGCCGGGTCGGCGCCAGTTCGATGGGCGCCGAGATCGACGCGTACGACCTCGTGGTGCGCTTCAACTCGTACAAGATCGACGCGAAGCACACCGGCAGCCGTACCGACATCCACACCACGATCCACAAGCACGGCTTCAACTGGGACAAGCCGGTGACCACCCGGCTCGTCTTCGGCGGCATCTCCGGCGACTGGAAGTACTCGCTGCGCAACCGTCTGGTGCCCGGAGCGCAGCAGTACCTCGGCGACGAGACGCTGCGCTGGCCGCTGCGGAACATCGGCCAGGTCGGCGCCGACCAGTGGTCGGGCATTCCGACCACCGGCTTCAACATGCTGTGGCTGTTGGACTTCCTGGACGTCAGCCCGACCCTCGACCTGATCGGCTTCGACTTCTACGAGAGCGGTGCCTACCGCGTCCCAGAAGCCATGAAGCTGGCCATCACATCCGTGCACGAATACACCAGCGAGAAGGAATGGGTCATGCAGCGGGCTCAGAGCGTGACCGACATGAGGATATCCCTGCGATGA
- the leuE gene encoding leucine efflux protein LeuE, translated as MLGVTDLPTYLAGLVLIVLLPGPNSLYVLSVAARSGIRTGYKAAAGVWCGDAVLMTLSAAGVASLLQGNALLFGIVKYAGAGYLTWLAVGMLRAAWGIWRTRRVRAEAPASVAAAEERPFRRALVISLFNPKAILFFVAFFVQFVDPGYAYPALSFVVLGAFAQLASFLYLSALIFSGTKLAAAFRSRRRLSAGVTTAAGALFLGFAVKLTLASA; from the coding sequence ATGCTTGGTGTCACTGACCTCCCCACTTACCTCGCAGGCCTCGTCCTGATCGTTCTCCTCCCCGGCCCGAACTCGCTGTATGTGCTGTCGGTCGCCGCGCGCAGCGGCATACGTACCGGCTACAAGGCCGCGGCGGGTGTCTGGTGCGGAGACGCCGTCCTGATGACTCTCTCCGCTGCCGGGGTCGCCTCGCTGCTGCAGGGGAACGCGCTGCTGTTCGGGATCGTGAAGTACGCCGGTGCGGGGTATCTGACGTGGCTGGCGGTCGGGATGCTGCGGGCCGCGTGGGGGATATGGCGGACCCGGCGGGTTCGGGCGGAGGCTCCGGCCTCGGTGGCGGCCGCCGAGGAGCGGCCCTTCCGGCGGGCGCTGGTCATCAGCCTGTTCAACCCGAAGGCGATCCTGTTCTTCGTCGCCTTCTTCGTGCAGTTCGTGGACCCGGGGTACGCCTACCCGGCGCTCTCCTTCGTCGTCCTGGGCGCCTTCGCCCAACTGGCGAGCTTCCTCTACCTCTCCGCCCTGATCTTCAGCGGTACGAAGCTGGCGGCGGCCTTCCGCAGTCGCAGGCGGCTGTCCGCGGGGGTCACGACCGCCGCTGGCGCGCTGTTCCTGGGCTTCGCGGTCAAGCTCACGCTCGCCAGCGCATAG
- a CDS encoding FAD-dependent oxidoreductase — translation MNAYDSDVLIVGAGPTGLALAVDLARRGARALVVERADGLFPGSRGKGLQPRTQEVFDDLGVLDAVREAGGRYPVGMIWLDGERAGEHRMFDETEATEAEPYHEPWMLPQWRTQEILLARLTELGGEVAFGRELVGVAQDVDGVTATFAAGAPVRARYAVAADGGRSTVRRALGIGMTGETVDPNPVLVADVRLTGLDRDNVHVFPPAGTEGFMAVFPLAGTEDFQIVAQFPEGTDIDLSLDSIRKVVATRSHLSPDDVTEVRWASDFRPRAAMADRFREGRVFLAGDAAHVHSPAGGQGLNTSVQDAYNLGWKLGAVLSGDAPESLLDSYEEERLPNAADMLGLSTQVHRGEVRRGEATQQLGLGYRGCSLAVETRQGLPSEALHAGDRAPDGIRGGVRLFDAFRGPHWTLLAVGTDVDLPDLAGARTVRIPAYEAYGTGVFLIRPDGYVGWAGATAEGLAEYAARVCPAMRWRA, via the coding sequence ATGAACGCGTACGACTCGGATGTACTCATCGTCGGTGCCGGTCCCACCGGGCTCGCGCTCGCCGTGGACCTCGCCCGGCGCGGGGCCCGCGCCCTCGTCGTGGAGCGCGCCGACGGGCTCTTCCCCGGCTCGCGCGGCAAGGGTCTGCAGCCCCGCACCCAGGAGGTCTTCGACGACCTCGGCGTGCTCGACGCGGTCCGCGAGGCGGGCGGCCGCTACCCGGTCGGGATGATCTGGCTGGACGGGGAGCGCGCGGGCGAGCACCGGATGTTCGACGAGACCGAGGCGACGGAGGCCGAGCCGTACCACGAGCCGTGGATGCTGCCGCAGTGGCGGACGCAGGAGATCCTCCTCGCTCGGCTGACGGAACTCGGCGGAGAGGTGGCGTTCGGGCGGGAGCTGGTGGGGGTCGCGCAGGACGTGGACGGGGTGACGGCCACTTTCGCGGCGGGCGCTCCGGTCCGCGCGCGTTACGCCGTCGCCGCCGACGGGGGCCGTTCCACCGTTCGGCGCGCGCTCGGCATCGGCATGACCGGCGAGACGGTGGATCCGAACCCGGTACTGGTGGCGGACGTCCGCCTCACCGGGCTCGACCGCGACAACGTGCACGTCTTCCCGCCCGCCGGCACCGAGGGCTTCATGGCGGTCTTCCCGCTGGCGGGGACCGAGGACTTCCAGATCGTGGCCCAGTTCCCGGAGGGCACGGACATCGACCTCTCCCTCGACAGCATCCGCAAGGTCGTCGCCACCCGCTCGCACCTCTCCCCCGATGACGTGACCGAGGTGCGCTGGGCCTCCGACTTCCGGCCCCGGGCCGCGATGGCCGACCGGTTCCGCGAGGGCCGTGTCTTCCTCGCGGGCGACGCCGCGCACGTCCACTCGCCCGCGGGCGGGCAGGGCCTCAACACCAGCGTCCAGGACGCGTACAACCTGGGCTGGAAGCTGGGCGCGGTGCTGAGCGGCGACGCTCCCGAGTCCCTCCTCGACTCCTACGAGGAGGAGCGGCTGCCCAACGCCGCGGACATGCTCGGGCTTTCCACCCAGGTCCACCGCGGCGAGGTCCGGCGCGGCGAGGCGACCCAGCAGCTCGGCCTCGGCTACCGGGGTTGCTCACTCGCGGTGGAGACCCGGCAGGGCCTGCCGTCCGAAGCCCTGCACGCGGGCGACCGCGCACCGGACGGCATCCGCGGCGGCGTACGCCTCTTCGACGCGTTCCGGGGCCCGCACTGGACCCTGCTCGCGGTCGGCACGGACGTGGACCTGCCGGACCTCGCCGGGGCCCGTACGGTCCGGATCCCGGCGTACGAGGCGTACGGGACCGGGGTGTTCCTCATCCGTCCCGACGGTTACGTCGGCTGGGCGGGCGCTACGGCGGAGGGGCTGGCGGAGTACGCGGCTCGGGTCTGCCCCGCTATGCGCTGGCGAGCGTGA
- a CDS encoding glycosyltransferase, translating into MTTTSLTGTAAAVPAVGASAADLTGKRRIAFASFVDENYLPGFLVLLRSLALSNPNVCEDFVVLYDDLRPGSIAKIRALHPRIVLQRVNAEHYDSYAKGDQDNYLVRKAYFILDIFRLRAYDTIITLDTDMVVLGDLSELLKLREGLAAVPQFFYGQHKLNSGLLVIQREYLSDEFCAKIDATGRSGDYELDKHDQGILNAVLDGDFVHLDARYNYVKRRLSGDLPVPEDVSILHFTGRHKPWQGGEAGYGQAEARWREFELTDAEFHGAYLERSGGLHHDLLVHFGTPHVARTGDPELARKVAAAHIAAGDYQDAVDVLDSVRLPVDESWAHETLGHALMSVSRYEEAKAELLLATAAPNRAATAYSRLAQMAWVHGDNAEALKYATAGISVDPTHRASRMWVTRAASVPTQELGTPEDQLAHVAFYMDRQGNAGDKLLPESVRLAFGPDTGSRRWHPVHAHRLFDEAALKRVNERRGLVIGGGGLFIPDTMPNGNSAWQWNVPDDLLNRIDVPIAVFAVGFNAFDGQSYRAGRFRSSLQQLVERSSFFGLRNHGSIAKVRAMLPAHLHDKVRFQPCPTTVTRQLVANWQDPAKREDTILINAAYDRAGLRFGHDYAYFLAQMADAVRGLGKLAEVQCAAHSLDDEKIAFDLRREHGISMPVIPMYNFENDEIRDLYARTKLVIGMRGHAGMIPFGCGTPIISLISHPKMAYFLSDIERPEWGVSVHDRHLGAKLVERAQGLLSDHAATVADVHGRQQELWKITEANASDLRIILGG; encoded by the coding sequence ATGACCACGACCTCCCTGACCGGAACCGCCGCCGCGGTCCCGGCCGTCGGCGCTTCGGCGGCCGACCTCACCGGCAAGCGGCGCATCGCGTTCGCGAGCTTCGTCGACGAGAACTACCTGCCGGGCTTCCTCGTCCTGCTGCGCAGCCTCGCCCTGTCGAACCCGAACGTGTGCGAGGACTTCGTCGTTCTCTACGACGACCTGCGCCCCGGCTCGATCGCCAAGATCCGCGCCCTGCACCCGCGCATCGTGCTGCAGCGCGTCAACGCCGAGCACTACGACTCGTACGCCAAGGGCGACCAGGACAACTACCTGGTGCGCAAGGCGTACTTCATCCTCGACATCTTCCGGCTGCGCGCGTACGACACGATCATCACGCTCGACACCGACATGGTCGTCCTCGGCGACCTGAGCGAACTGCTGAAGCTGCGCGAGGGCCTTGCGGCCGTACCGCAGTTCTTCTACGGGCAGCACAAGCTCAACTCGGGTCTCCTGGTCATCCAGCGCGAGTACCTGAGCGACGAGTTCTGCGCGAAGATCGACGCCACCGGACGCAGCGGCGACTACGAGCTCGACAAGCACGACCAGGGCATCCTCAACGCCGTGCTCGACGGTGACTTCGTCCACCTCGACGCCCGCTACAACTACGTCAAGCGGCGGCTCTCCGGCGACCTGCCGGTGCCCGAGGACGTCTCGATCCTGCACTTCACCGGGCGCCACAAGCCCTGGCAGGGCGGCGAGGCCGGGTACGGCCAGGCGGAGGCGCGCTGGCGCGAGTTCGAGCTCACCGACGCCGAGTTCCACGGCGCCTACCTGGAGCGCTCCGGCGGTCTCCACCACGACCTGCTGGTCCACTTCGGCACCCCGCACGTCGCCCGCACGGGGGACCCGGAACTCGCCCGCAAGGTCGCTGCGGCCCACATCGCCGCCGGTGACTACCAGGACGCCGTCGACGTGCTCGACAGTGTGCGGCTCCCGGTCGACGAGTCCTGGGCGCACGAGACGCTCGGCCACGCCCTGATGAGCGTCTCCCGCTACGAGGAGGCCAAGGCCGAACTGCTGCTGGCCACCGCCGCCCCCAACCGGGCCGCCACCGCCTACTCCCGCCTCGCCCAGATGGCCTGGGTGCACGGCGACAACGCCGAGGCCCTGAAGTACGCCACGGCCGGCATCAGCGTCGACCCCACCCACCGCGCCAGCCGCATGTGGGTCACCCGCGCGGCCTCCGTGCCCACCCAGGAACTCGGCACCCCCGAGGACCAACTCGCGCACGTCGCCTTCTACATGGACCGCCAGGGCAACGCGGGCGACAAGCTGCTGCCGGAGAGCGTCCGGCTCGCCTTCGGGCCCGACACCGGCTCCCGCCGCTGGCACCCGGTGCACGCCCACCGGCTGTTCGACGAGGCCGCCCTCAAGCGCGTCAACGAACGCCGCGGCCTGGTCATCGGCGGCGGCGGCCTGTTCATCCCGGACACCATGCCCAACGGCAACAGCGCCTGGCAGTGGAACGTCCCGGACGACCTGCTCAACCGCATCGACGTGCCGATCGCGGTCTTCGCCGTGGGCTTCAACGCCTTCGACGGACAGTCCTACCGCGCCGGACGGTTCCGCTCCTCACTGCAACAGCTCGTCGAGCGCTCCTCCTTCTTCGGACTGCGCAACCACGGCTCCATCGCGAAGGTGCGGGCCATGCTCCCCGCCCACCTGCACGACAAGGTGCGCTTCCAGCCCTGTCCCACCACGGTCACCCGCCAGCTCGTCGCCAACTGGCAGGACCCGGCCAAGCGCGAGGACACCATCCTGATCAACGCGGCCTACGACCGCGCCGGTCTGCGCTTCGGCCACGACTACGCCTACTTCCTGGCGCAGATGGCCGACGCGGTACGGGGCCTCGGGAAGCTCGCCGAGGTGCAGTGCGCCGCCCACTCGCTGGACGACGAGAAGATCGCCTTCGACCTGCGCCGCGAGCACGGCATCTCGATGCCCGTCATCCCGATGTACAACTTCGAGAACGACGAGATCCGCGATCTGTACGCCCGCACCAAGCTGGTCATCGGCATGCGCGGGCACGCCGGCATGATCCCGTTCGGCTGCGGCACGCCCATCATCAGCCTGATCTCGCACCCGAAGATGGCGTACTTCCTGAGCGACATCGAGCGGCCCGAGTGGGGCGTGTCCGTGCACGACCGGCACCTCGGCGCCAAGCTCGTGGAGCGCGCCCAGGGCCTGCTGTCCGACCACGCCGCGACCGTCGCCGACGTGCACGGCCGTCAGCAGGAGCTGTGGAAGATCACCGAGGCGAACGCCTCGGACCTGCGCATCATCCTGGGCGGCTGA
- a CDS encoding TetR/AcrR family transcriptional regulator C-terminal domain-containing protein — protein MVTQRSPKLDRKQVVDTALRLLNEVGLDGLTLRAIAKELNVQAPALYWHFKNKQALLDEMATEMYRRMVTDAGIPPGVSWQERLLLGQRGLRRSLLGYRDGAKVFSGSRFTGTEHAVELELNLRALLDAGFTLPQAARASSTVYLFTIGFITEEQGVQPLPGERREGYDIEERAARMAAYPLAAAVGAEVFQGYDEGFEEGLRLVIAGIEARYGIS, from the coding sequence GTGGTTACCCAGAGATCCCCCAAGCTGGACAGGAAGCAGGTCGTCGATACGGCCCTGCGGCTCCTCAACGAGGTCGGCCTCGACGGGCTCACCCTCCGGGCGATCGCCAAGGAGCTGAACGTCCAGGCCCCGGCCCTGTACTGGCACTTCAAGAACAAGCAGGCGCTGCTCGACGAGATGGCGACGGAGATGTACCGCCGGATGGTCACGGACGCGGGCATCCCTCCCGGCGTCAGCTGGCAGGAGCGGCTCCTGCTGGGCCAGCGCGGCCTGCGCCGGTCGCTGCTCGGCTACCGCGACGGCGCGAAGGTGTTCAGCGGCTCCCGCTTCACCGGCACCGAACACGCCGTCGAGCTGGAACTGAACCTCCGCGCCCTGCTGGACGCGGGCTTCACCCTCCCGCAGGCCGCCCGCGCCTCCTCCACCGTCTACCTCTTCACCATCGGCTTCATCACCGAGGAGCAGGGCGTCCAGCCGCTGCCGGGGGAGCGCCGCGAGGGCTACGACATCGAGGAGCGAGCCGCCCGCATGGCCGCCTACCCCCTCGCGGCGGCCGTGGGTGCCGAGGTCTTCCAGGGCTACGACGAGGGGTTCGAGGAGGGGCTGCGCCTCGTGATCGCGGGGATCGAGGCGCGGTACGGGATCAGCTGA
- a CDS encoding class I SAM-dependent methyltransferase — MTATQAATRPPHQLDDVPGWFPVLDQMLFDWCLDRQESAGMRGDLLEVGVYMGKSAIFLGRHAQEGERYTVCDLFEGDAPDNANQAESTKSYSALTRRAFEENYLSFHDELPRVVQGPSSLVPSEIAPGSCRFVHIDGSHLYEHVHGDIAAAREALLPGGIVVLDDFRSEHTPGVAVAAWEAVLSRGLHPICLSAQKLYGTWDDPEPVQEELLAMARERTDCHLSVQHAAGHRIIRLKAKGMQAPAFPPSRHYTDHATTVVTEEPATEVAVAVAVAAPTESQPAESQPAMADPPASEASPSAVQQPHQAPQARRRPAPGPRRHVRRIALDLLPPVITRAIRRARAAKRAAAS; from the coding sequence ATGACTGCCACACAAGCCGCCACCCGCCCGCCCCACCAGCTCGACGACGTTCCCGGCTGGTTCCCCGTCCTCGACCAGATGCTCTTCGACTGGTGCCTGGACCGGCAGGAATCCGCAGGGATGCGTGGCGATCTGCTCGAAGTCGGGGTGTACATGGGCAAGAGCGCGATCTTCCTGGGACGCCACGCGCAGGAGGGCGAGCGGTACACGGTCTGCGACCTCTTCGAGGGAGACGCGCCCGACAACGCCAATCAGGCGGAGTCCACGAAGTCGTACAGCGCGCTCACCCGGCGGGCCTTCGAGGAGAACTACCTCTCCTTCCACGACGAGCTGCCCCGCGTCGTACAGGGCCCCAGCTCGCTGGTGCCGTCCGAAATCGCTCCCGGCTCCTGCCGGTTCGTCCACATCGACGGCTCGCATCTGTACGAGCACGTCCACGGGGACATCGCGGCGGCCCGCGAAGCGCTGCTGCCCGGCGGCATCGTCGTCCTGGACGACTTCCGCTCGGAGCACACGCCCGGCGTCGCCGTGGCCGCCTGGGAGGCCGTGCTCAGCAGGGGCCTGCACCCGATCTGCCTGAGCGCCCAGAAGCTGTACGGGACTTGGGACGATCCCGAGCCCGTCCAGGAGGAGCTGCTGGCCATGGCCCGGGAGCGGACGGACTGCCACCTCAGCGTTCAGCATGCGGCCGGCCACCGCATCATCCGCCTCAAGGCCAAGGGCATGCAGGCCCCGGCCTTCCCGCCGTCCCGGCACTACACCGATCACGCCACGACCGTCGTCACGGAGGAGCCCGCGACCGAGGTCGCCGTCGCTGTCGCCGTCGCGGCTCCGACGGAATCGCAGCCGGCGGAATCGCAACCCGCGATGGCGGACCCGCCCGCGTCCGAGGCGAGCCCGTCCGCCGTCCAACAGCCCCACCAGGCGCCCCAGGCCCGCCGCAGGCCCGCCCCGGGCCCCCGCCGCCACGTCCGCCGCATCGCCCTCGACCTGCTGCCACCCGTCATCACACGTGCGATCCGCCGGGCCCGCGCCGCCAAGCGGGCGGCGGCGAGCTGA
- a CDS encoding methylmalonyl-CoA mutase: protein MARETESGLPIEPVYGPEALAGWDPAEKLGAPGEFPFTRGVYPSMYTGRPWTMRQYAGFGTAVESNARYKQLIANGTMGLSVAFDLPTQMGHDSDAPIASGEVGKVGVAIDSIDDMRILFGGIPLDKVSTSMTINAPAALLLLMYQLVGEEQGVPASQLTGTIQNDVLKEYIARGTYIFPPKPSLRLIADIFKYCRTEIPKWNTISISGYHMAEAGASPAQEIAFTLADGIEYVRTAVAAGMDVDDFAPRLSFFFVARTTILEEVAKFRAARRIWARVMREEFGAKNPKSLMLRFHTQTAGVQLTAQQPEVNLVRVAVQGLGAVLGGTQSLHTNSFDEAIALPTDKSARLALRTQQVLAYETDVTATVDPFAGSYVIERMTDDVEAMAVELMARVEELGGAVNAIENGFQKGEIERSAYRIAQETDSGERVVVGVNRFKLDEEEPYEPLRVDPAIEAQQAERLTKLRAERDRAAVDAALADLKKAAEGTDNVLYPMKDALRARATVGEVCNALRGVWGTYVPTDAF, encoded by the coding sequence ATGGCGCGCGAAACCGAGTCCGGTCTGCCCATCGAGCCGGTCTACGGGCCGGAGGCTCTGGCGGGCTGGGACCCCGCCGAGAAGCTGGGCGCGCCGGGTGAGTTCCCCTTCACACGTGGTGTGTATCCGTCGATGTACACCGGGCGTCCGTGGACGATGCGCCAGTACGCCGGTTTCGGCACGGCCGTGGAGTCCAACGCGCGCTACAAGCAGCTGATCGCCAACGGCACGATGGGGCTGTCTGTCGCCTTCGACCTGCCCACCCAGATGGGCCACGACTCCGACGCCCCGATCGCGTCCGGCGAGGTGGGCAAGGTCGGGGTCGCCATCGACTCGATCGACGACATGCGGATCCTGTTCGGCGGGATCCCGCTGGACAAGGTCTCCACGTCGATGACGATCAACGCTCCCGCCGCGCTCCTGCTGCTGATGTACCAGCTGGTGGGCGAGGAGCAGGGTGTGCCGGCCTCTCAGCTGACGGGCACGATCCAGAACGACGTCCTGAAGGAGTACATCGCGCGGGGCACGTACATCTTCCCGCCCAAGCCCTCCCTGCGTCTGATCGCGGACATCTTCAAGTACTGCAGGACCGAGATCCCGAAGTGGAACACGATCTCCATCTCCGGCTATCACATGGCCGAGGCGGGTGCTTCGCCCGCGCAGGAGATCGCGTTCACGCTGGCGGACGGCATCGAGTACGTGCGGACGGCGGTGGCGGCGGGGATGGACGTCGACGACTTCGCCCCGCGGCTGTCCTTCTTCTTCGTGGCCCGTACGACGATTCTCGAAGAGGTCGCCAAGTTCCGTGCCGCGCGCCGCATTTGGGCCCGGGTGATGCGCGAGGAGTTCGGTGCGAAGAACCCCAAGTCGCTGATGCTGCGCTTCCACACTCAGACGGCCGGTGTCCAACTCACCGCGCAGCAGCCGGAAGTGAACCTGGTGCGCGTCGCGGTGCAGGGCCTGGGCGCGGTGCTCGGCGGTACGCAGTCCCTGCACACCAACTCCTTCGACGAGGCGATCGCGCTGCCGACGGACAAGAGCGCGCGGCTCGCGCTCCGTACGCAGCAGGTGCTGGCGTACGAGACGGACGTGACGGCGACGGTCGACCCCTTCGCGGGCTCGTACGTCATCGAGAGGATGACCGACGACGTGGAGGCCATGGCCGTCGAACTCATGGCCAGGGTCGAGGAGTTGGGCGGCGCGGTGAACGCCATCGAGAACGGTTTCCAGAAGGGCGAGATCGAGCGTTCCGCGTACCGGATCGCCCAGGAGACCGACTCCGGCGAACGGGTCGTGGTCGGCGTCAACCGCTTCAAGCTGGACGAGGAGGAGCCCTACGAGCCGCTCCGCGTGGACCCGGCGATCGAGGCCCAGCAGGCGGAACGGCTCACGAAGCTGCGTGCGGAGCGGGACCGGGCCGCGGTCGACGCGGCCCTCGCCGACCTCAAGAAGGCAGCCGAGGGCACGGACAACGTCCTGTACCCGATGAAGGACGCCCTACGCGCCCGCGCGACGGTCGGCGAGGTGTGCAACGCGTTGCGGGGGGTCTGGGGGACTTACGTGCCTACGGATGCGTTCTGA
- a CDS encoding acyltransferase, which produces MTVRPVTDVPRPERARPRETRLRALDGLRLIAALMVAAYHYGGRGGDVTRAWGSSAERQFPTLHEYFAYGCLGVQVFFVISGFVICMSGWGRPLKSFFASRASRLLPAYWAAVVLVTVVFALPMVAYHAVSPSDALVNMTMLQQPLGVNRVLGVCWTLWAEIRFYALFALFVVLPGANRQRVIMFCAGWTLAYVIAQGAQMPLLDIVLMPEYAPFFIGGVGLYLVHRDRRDIYAWGIVVVSFLIGQHYAVRELWNAADPNAFAHRTTFGIVLVVAFGFVAVAAIALGWLNWANWRWLTVAGALTYPFYLVHEHLGWVAIKAYHQTLHIPSYGTFLLTVGTMLLLAWLMNRYVEKQLTPRLRSALAKSRT; this is translated from the coding sequence ATGACCGTCCGTCCGGTGACCGACGTACCCCGGCCGGAGCGGGCGAGGCCCCGGGAGACCCGGCTGCGCGCACTGGACGGACTGCGGCTGATCGCTGCCCTGATGGTAGCCGCGTACCACTACGGCGGTCGGGGCGGTGACGTCACCAGGGCCTGGGGAAGCTCCGCCGAACGCCAGTTCCCCACGCTCCACGAGTATTTCGCGTACGGCTGCCTCGGCGTCCAGGTCTTCTTCGTGATCAGCGGGTTCGTGATCTGCATGAGCGGCTGGGGCCGGCCGCTGAAGTCGTTCTTCGCGTCCCGCGCCTCGCGACTGCTGCCGGCCTACTGGGCGGCGGTCGTGCTGGTGACGGTGGTGTTCGCGCTGCCGATGGTGGCCTACCACGCGGTGTCGCCGAGCGACGCGCTCGTCAATATGACGATGCTTCAGCAACCCCTGGGCGTAAACCGGGTGCTGGGGGTCTGCTGGACGCTGTGGGCGGAGATCCGGTTCTACGCGCTGTTCGCGCTGTTCGTGGTGCTGCCCGGGGCCAACAGGCAGCGGGTGATCATGTTCTGCGCGGGCTGGACGCTGGCGTACGTGATCGCGCAGGGCGCGCAGATGCCACTGCTGGACATCGTGCTGATGCCCGAGTACGCGCCGTTCTTCATCGGCGGCGTCGGCCTCTACCTCGTCCACCGCGACCGGCGTGACATCTACGCCTGGGGCATCGTGGTCGTCAGCTTCCTGATCGGGCAGCACTACGCGGTGCGCGAGCTGTGGAACGCCGCGGACCCGAACGCCTTCGCCCACCGCACCACCTTCGGCATCGTCCTCGTCGTCGCCTTCGGCTTCGTGGCGGTCGCGGCGATCGCGCTGGGCTGGCTGAACTGGGCGAACTGGCGCTGGCTGACGGTCGCGGGCGCCCTGACGTACCCCTTCTACCTGGTCCACGAGCACCTGGGCTGGGTGGCGATAAAGGCGTACCACCAGACCCTGCACATCCCGTCGTACGGGACCTTCCTGCTCACGGTCGGAACCATGCTGCTGCTGGCCTGGCTGATGAACCGGTACGTGGAGAAGCAGCTGACGCCGCGACTGCGCTCGGCGCTGGCCAAGTCCCGGACCTGA